A single Bacteroidales bacterium DNA region contains:
- a CDS encoding DUF4493 domain-containing protein, which produces MKTKPLVCVILILLSSVSCHKDDPAFETMKGTLSLHVGLFISVNEEPGELKSTLAGEDFNVTIFTSSGSQVMAFDRAADIPDEIMLNPGNYYVTAQSANNLPAAFSNPYYYGESEVFTISSGQLQTVTVTCELANIMVSMVYADQIKTYYSDFSTLVSTSAGSLTYTKEETRIGYFQPLPVNIAVTLTRTTQTGTETKTLTGSIPDPKPRRHYEIHVNAMVEGSAAFTINVTEGEDSLQIVNINEGEEPQNGVFAQGDLLITEIMYDPVALTDTYGEWIEIYNNTTESIDLGDVVIRKGTTEHHTINGPLMLAAGAYAVLARSETALSGNKYVYGSSLSLNNTGTTLSLYNYGTDGTDGSLIFAVDYSQSAFPGGTGASIGLSPLKMNKEEAILGSSWCVSKSAYSTGDLGTPGTVNDSCE; this is translated from the coding sequence ATGAAAACAAAACCGTTAGTTTGTGTTATTTTAATCCTTTTGTCATCTGTTTCCTGCCATAAAGATGACCCTGCTTTTGAAACCATGAAAGGCACTCTTTCCCTTCATGTAGGTTTATTTATCAGTGTGAATGAAGAGCCCGGCGAACTTAAATCCACCTTAGCGGGCGAAGATTTCAATGTTACAATTTTCACATCCTCAGGTTCTCAGGTGATGGCTTTTGACCGGGCTGCCGATATTCCGGATGAAATCATGCTCAATCCGGGGAACTATTACGTCACGGCACAATCGGCCAACAATTTACCTGCAGCATTCAGCAATCCTTATTATTACGGTGAGTCGGAAGTTTTCACAATTTCTTCGGGACAGCTGCAAACAGTAACAGTTACCTGTGAACTGGCCAACATCATGGTATCCATGGTTTATGCAGACCAGATAAAAACGTATTATTCCGATTTTTCCACTTTAGTTTCCACTTCGGCCGGCTCACTCACATACACCAAAGAGGAAACCAGGATCGGCTATTTCCAGCCATTACCTGTGAATATTGCAGTAACATTGACCAGGACAACGCAGACAGGAACTGAAACCAAAACACTTACAGGCAGCATTCCCGATCCAAAACCGAGAAGACATTATGAGATACACGTAAATGCTATGGTTGAAGGTTCCGCAGCATTTACGATCAATGTAACGGAAGGGGAAGATTCATTGCAAATTGTAAATATCAATGAAGGTGAGGAACCGCAGAACGGTGTATTTGCCCAGGGGGATCTGTTAATCACCGAAATCATGTATGATCCTGTAGCGTTAACTGATACGTATGGTGAGTGGATTGAAATATATAATAATACTACGGAAAGTATAGATTTGGGCGATGTTGTGATCCGGAAAGGAACCACAGAACACCATACCATTAATGGTCCGCTTATGCTGGCTGCAGGTGCATATGCCGTACTTGCCCGGTCAGAAACCGCATTATCAGGAAATAAATATGTATACGGTAGCTCTCTTTCACTGAATAACACCGGCACAACTCTTTCATTGTACAATTATGGCACGGACGGTACGGACGGCTCCCTGATTTTTGCCGTGGATTACAGTCAGTCCGCGTTTCCTGGCGGAACCGGTGCATCAATAGGCCTTTCCCCTTTAAAGATGAATAAGGAGGAGGCGATATTGGGTTCTTCATGGTGTGTCTCCAAAAGTGCTTACAGCACTGGTGACCTGGGCACTCCGGGAACCGTAAACGATTCATGTGAATAG
- a CDS encoding GDP-L-fucose synthase — translation MKKDSKIYLAGHTGLVGSALMRNLTKKGYHNIITRQYPDLDLMDQRAVNAFFTEEKPEYVFLAAAKVGGIIANNIYRGQFIYENIMIQSNVIHACYLSGVKKLLFLGSSCIYPKLAPQPLKEKYLLTDVLEYTNEPYAIAKIAGIKMCESYNIQYGTNYISVMPTNLYGTNDNYDLEKSHVLPAIIRKMHLAKCLIENNWDAIRKDFRKKPIEGVDGSSTQIEIGEKLEKYGIFRHNSAETPVTVKLWGTGAPRREFLHSDDMADACVYIMESVDFKELVKDKFSDKITSRDSKIEIRNTHINIGTGKDLTIKELAEKVKEIVGFDGMIEWDTSKPDGTFQKLLSVKKLHELGWHETITLEEGISRVYKEYLE, via the coding sequence ATGAAAAAAGACAGCAAAATATATCTTGCAGGTCATACCGGACTGGTTGGAAGTGCATTAATGAGAAACCTTACAAAAAAAGGTTATCATAACATCATTACCCGGCAATATCCCGATCTCGATTTAATGGACCAGCGGGCTGTGAATGCATTTTTCACCGAAGAAAAACCGGAATACGTTTTCCTGGCTGCAGCCAAAGTCGGCGGTATTATCGCCAACAATATTTACAGGGGTCAGTTTATTTATGAAAACATAATGATTCAGAGTAATGTCATTCATGCCTGCTACCTGAGCGGTGTGAAGAAATTACTCTTCCTTGGAAGTTCATGCATCTACCCGAAACTTGCCCCTCAACCCCTTAAAGAAAAATACCTGCTCACCGACGTACTGGAATATACAAATGAACCCTATGCTATTGCTAAAATTGCAGGCATCAAGATGTGCGAAAGCTATAACATCCAGTATGGCACAAACTATATTTCGGTGATGCCTACCAATCTATACGGAACCAATGATAATTATGACCTGGAGAAATCGCATGTTTTGCCGGCCATTATCCGTAAGATGCACCTTGCCAAATGCCTCATCGAAAACAACTGGGATGCCATCCGTAAAGATTTCCGGAAAAAACCGATTGAAGGAGTGGATGGCTCATCCACACAAATAGAAATCGGTGAAAAGCTTGAGAAATATGGCATTTTCAGGCATAATTCAGCTGAAACGCCTGTAACAGTTAAATTATGGGGTACCGGGGCACCCCGACGTGAATTCCTGCATTCCGACGATATGGCTGATGCCTGCGTTTACATTATGGAAAGCGTTGATTTTAAAGAACTGGTTAAAGATAAGTTCTCAGATAAAATCACTTCACGTGACAGCAAAATTGAAATAAGAAACACTCATATTAATATCGGAACCGGTAAAGACCTTACAATTAAAGAACTTGCTGAAAAAGTAAAGGAAATTGTAGGATTTGACGGTATGATTGAATGGGACACTTCGAAACCTGACGGTACGTTTCAAAAATTATTAAGTGTTAAAAAACTCCATGAACTGGGCTGGCATGAAACCATTACACTCGAAGAAGGTATCAGCAGGGTTTACAAGGAATATCTTGAATAG
- a CDS encoding acyl-CoA carboxylase subunit beta, protein MDVKGKLYTRFLNRQEAYAEQQQAESVVEKQHLKGKMTARERVDMLFDPDTFEEIDGYSMPAPAGGDFGKKVSAFGDGVITGYGKISGRLAFAFSQDFNIMGGSLGSVHAAKIAKIQDMALKMGAPIIGLIDSGGARIQEGVASLAGYAAIFKRNVDASGVVPQISVIMGPAAGGAVYSPSITDFVFMTNKTSYMFVTGPNVVKEVLNQDVSFDDLGGAMVHMKKSGVAHFVYEDEENTLRGVQKLLSYLPSNNLENPPFLENCDNDMREDERIRDIVPDDANKPYDIKDIINLIIDRNTFFEISTYFAQNLVIGFGRLQGKTIGILANQPKVLAGTLDINSSVKGARFIRFCDSFNIPILTLEDVPGFLPGVDQEHNGIIRHGAKLLYAYADATVPKITVILRKSYGGAYCVMNSKNLGGDFNFAWPTAEIAVMGPEGAVSILYRKELIESSDPAKLKKELTVKYRDEIANPYVADDKGYIDEVIDPITTRKKLITAFTALESKHVSVPSRKHGNIPL, encoded by the coding sequence ATGGATGTAAAAGGAAAGTTATACACTCGTTTTCTCAATCGTCAGGAGGCTTATGCCGAACAACAGCAGGCTGAGTCGGTTGTTGAAAAACAGCATCTCAAGGGAAAAATGACCGCCAGGGAACGGGTGGATATGCTATTTGACCCTGATACCTTTGAGGAAATCGATGGATATTCAATGCCTGCTCCGGCAGGTGGCGATTTTGGCAAGAAAGTATCAGCCTTCGGTGACGGCGTTATCACCGGTTATGGTAAAATAAGCGGAAGGCTTGCATTTGCGTTTTCACAGGATTTCAACATCATGGGCGGATCGCTTGGTTCGGTTCATGCTGCTAAAATAGCCAAGATACAGGACATGGCACTTAAGATGGGCGCTCCCATTATTGGGTTGATTGATTCGGGAGGCGCTCGTATACAGGAAGGAGTTGCCAGCCTGGCAGGTTATGCAGCTATTTTTAAGCGGAATGTGGATGCATCGGGTGTTGTGCCCCAGATTTCGGTAATTATGGGGCCTGCAGCCGGAGGAGCTGTGTATTCCCCCTCGATCACCGATTTTGTTTTCATGACAAACAAAACCAGTTATATGTTTGTCACGGGTCCCAACGTGGTAAAAGAAGTGCTTAATCAGGATGTTTCCTTTGATGACCTGGGCGGAGCCATGGTGCATATGAAAAAAAGCGGGGTAGCTCATTTTGTTTATGAAGATGAAGAGAATACGTTACGCGGAGTTCAGAAACTCCTGTCGTACCTACCCTCCAATAACCTTGAAAATCCTCCCTTTCTTGAAAACTGCGACAACGACATGAGGGAAGATGAGCGGATAAGGGATATTGTACCTGATGATGCGAATAAACCCTATGACATTAAAGATATCATCAACCTGATTATTGACAGGAATACATTTTTTGAAATATCGACATATTTTGCCCAGAACCTTGTCATCGGTTTCGGCCGGTTGCAGGGTAAAACAATCGGGATCCTGGCCAATCAGCCAAAAGTACTGGCAGGCACACTCGACATCAATTCGTCCGTTAAAGGAGCCCGTTTTATTCGATTCTGTGATTCGTTTAATATTCCTATTCTCACCCTTGAGGATGTACCGGGCTTTTTACCGGGTGTTGACCAGGAGCACAATGGTATTATCAGGCATGGTGCAAAATTGCTGTATGCCTATGCAGATGCCACCGTTCCAAAAATTACGGTGATACTTAGAAAATCATACGGAGGCGCATACTGTGTAATGAACAGCAAAAATCTCGGGGGCGATTTCAATTTTGCCTGGCCAACAGCTGAAATTGCTGTCATGGGTCCTGAGGGTGCCGTATCGATTCTTTACAGGAAAGAACTGATTGAATCGAGTGATCCGGCAAAACTTAAAAAAGAACTGACTGTTAAATACCGCGATGAAATAGCAAATCCTTATGTAGCAGATGATAAGGGATATATAGATGAAGTTATTGATCCCATAACTACACGGAAGAAACTGATAACCGCATTTACTGCGCTTGAGAGCAAACATGTAAGTGTACCATCGAGAAAACACGGGAATATCCCGCTTTAG
- a CDS encoding acetyl-CoA carboxylase biotin carboxylase subunit, whose translation MNIKSLLIANRGEIAVRISEAAKKMGIKSFGIKTAKEPNALYLRLVDDVIDFSENFDEIPEFLDVERIIEAAKQNKIDAIHPGYGFLAENPYFAKRCEEENIVFIGPSAAAIYKMGNKTIAKQIAQKHGVPLLQGSQGTVKDPKEAEEIAEKIGYPVILKAAAGGGGRGMRIVEKASAMEKMFKMAAGESEKAFNDSSLFIEKYVRNPRHIEFQVLGDRHGNYVHLGERECSVQRKHQKLIEESPSAALDEKLREEMGKAAIKIAKAVDYYSAGTVEFLLDADKNFFFMEMNTRIQVEHPVTEMVSGVDLIEWQIRISEGQKLAFKQKDVKLIGWAIECRINAEDVQAGFSPNLGIIEKVTFPKGKNIRIDSGITEYSVITPYFDSMLAKLIIHAESREKAISTATAALKKVWIRGIKTTIPFCLAVLNHKKFKKGDFNTSFIEKEMDKLYYNEEDDEMLAAYVAAFDFAAELETNRTAKPDFERGKSISPWVLNKRLKSL comes from the coding sequence ATGAATATAAAAAGCCTGCTTATAGCAAACCGTGGTGAAATTGCTGTAAGAATTTCAGAAGCTGCCAAAAAGATGGGAATTAAATCATTTGGCATAAAAACGGCTAAAGAACCAAATGCATTATACCTGCGACTTGTGGATGATGTAATTGATTTTTCAGAAAACTTTGATGAGATTCCTGAATTCCTGGATGTTGAACGAATTATCGAAGCCGCAAAACAAAATAAAATTGATGCCATACATCCGGGTTATGGATTCCTGGCTGAAAATCCTTATTTCGCCAAACGATGTGAAGAAGAGAATATAGTTTTCATAGGTCCTTCTGCTGCAGCCATTTACAAAATGGGGAATAAGACAATTGCCAAACAGATTGCGCAGAAGCATGGTGTACCTTTGTTGCAGGGCAGCCAGGGAACGGTTAAGGATCCGAAGGAAGCCGAAGAAATTGCGGAAAAAATAGGGTATCCTGTTATTCTGAAAGCTGCAGCCGGTGGTGGAGGTCGTGGAATGCGCATTGTGGAAAAAGCTTCTGCCATGGAAAAAATGTTTAAGATGGCAGCAGGTGAGTCGGAGAAAGCCTTTAACGATTCTTCGCTTTTCATTGAAAAATATGTAAGAAACCCCCGTCATATTGAATTCCAGGTACTGGGCGACAGGCATGGTAATTATGTTCACCTTGGTGAGCGTGAATGTTCAGTTCAGCGCAAACATCAGAAACTTATTGAAGAATCTCCTTCAGCTGCACTGGATGAAAAGCTCCGGGAAGAAATGGGTAAAGCAGCCATTAAAATTGCAAAAGCGGTTGATTATTATTCGGCAGGAACCGTAGAGTTTTTACTTGACGCGGATAAGAACTTCTTTTTCATGGAAATGAACACGCGGATCCAGGTAGAGCATCCGGTTACCGAAATGGTATCCGGTGTTGATCTCATTGAATGGCAGATCCGGATTTCGGAAGGACAAAAACTGGCTTTCAAGCAGAAGGATGTCAAGCTGATAGGTTGGGCAATTGAATGCAGGATCAATGCCGAGGATGTCCAGGCGGGTTTCTCGCCGAACCTGGGTATTATCGAAAAGGTAACTTTTCCTAAAGGAAAAAATATTCGTATAGACAGTGGAATAACAGAGTATTCGGTTATCACACCTTATTTCGATTCCATGCTGGCCAAGCTTATTATTCATGCAGAATCAAGGGAAAAGGCAATAAGCACTGCAACTGCAGCCTTAAAAAAAGTGTGGATCAGGGGAATTAAAACAACCATTCCATTTTGCCTTGCCGTTCTTAACCATAAAAAATTCAAAAAGGGCGATTTTAATACCTCCTTCATTGAAAAAGAGATGGATAAGCTTTATTATAATGAAGAGGACGATGAAATGCTTGCCGCTTATGTAGCCGCTTTTGATTTCGCTGCGGAACTTGAAACCAACAGGACTGCCAAACCCGATTTTGAAAGAGGAAAAAGCATAAGCCCATGGGTATTAAACAAGAGATTAAAATCACTTTAA
- a CDS encoding acetyl-CoA carboxylase biotin carboxyl carrier protein subunit: MKLLKSKKEKPTEYIAVTQGGKKYVVRSPFSDELSINGHKKDIKIFEEEGFTVIEYKNKRYLAEITDKNQNIYTVLLNGLSYTFTIESPISYRRRKYLEKFKQADKNEVITAPMPGKIVELLVEENAMVKEGEAILILEAMKMQNEIIAVVAGKVKKISVKPGDSVAKDEVLMEIER, translated from the coding sequence ATGAAGCTTCTCAAATCAAAAAAAGAAAAACCAACGGAGTACATTGCGGTGACCCAGGGCGGTAAAAAGTACGTAGTCCGAAGTCCTTTCAGCGATGAACTGAGTATTAACGGTCACAAGAAGGATATAAAAATCTTTGAAGAGGAAGGATTCACCGTCATTGAATACAAAAACAAGAGATACCTTGCCGAGATAACCGATAAAAACCAGAACATATACACTGTTCTATTGAACGGCCTCAGTTACACCTTTACTATTGAATCACCTATTTCATACCGCCGGCGTAAATACCTTGAAAAATTTAAACAGGCTGATAAAAATGAGGTCATCACAGCTCCCATGCCTGGTAAGATTGTTGAATTGCTCGTTGAGGAAAATGCCATGGTTAAAGAAGGTGAAGCCATACTCATCCTTGAAGCCATGAAAATGCAAAACGAGATTATAGCTGTTGTTGCAGGGAAAGTTAAGAAGATAAGTGTTAAGCCGGGTGACTCGGTAGCCAAGGATGAAGTATTGATGGAAATTGAAAGGTAA
- a CDS encoding purine-nucleoside phosphorylase, giving the protein MNQKIDQAVEYLLSAGIKDPQIGIVLGTGLGKMAGAFDIIKVIDYSSIPHFPLSTVEFHSGKLIYGKLHGKTLLAMQGRFHYYEGYSLADVTFPIRVLKKLGIKYLLLSNAAGALNPSYKKGDLMLIDDHINFLPDNPLRGKNLDEMGPRFPDMSCPYSPLLNNRMVEIAKREKIVLYKGTYVAVMGPNLETRAEYRMFRNFADAVGMSTVPEVIVANHMNLPCAAVSVLTDECDPDNLVPAKIEDIIETAGKAENKLVTLFSFLIKEID; this is encoded by the coding sequence ATGAATCAGAAAATTGATCAGGCTGTTGAATATCTTCTTTCAGCAGGCATTAAAGACCCTCAAATCGGAATTGTTCTCGGAACAGGTCTTGGTAAAATGGCAGGTGCCTTTGATATAATCAAAGTAATTGATTACAGTTCAATACCCCATTTCCCTCTTTCTACAGTTGAGTTTCATTCAGGCAAATTGATTTATGGTAAACTACATGGCAAAACCCTGCTTGCCATGCAGGGCAGGTTTCATTACTATGAAGGGTATTCCCTTGCAGATGTAACCTTCCCGATAAGGGTTTTAAAAAAACTTGGCATAAAGTATCTTCTGCTTTCCAATGCCGCCGGCGCTCTTAATCCTTCTTATAAAAAGGGCGATCTCATGCTGATCGACGACCATATCAATTTTCTTCCTGATAATCCGTTGAGGGGAAAAAATCTTGATGAAATGGGACCCAGGTTCCCGGATATGAGTTGTCCCTATTCACCTTTGCTGAATAACAGGATGGTTGAAATCGCAAAGCGTGAAAAAATTGTGCTTTACAAAGGCACCTATGTAGCGGTTATGGGTCCCAATCTTGAAACCAGGGCGGAATACAGGATGTTCAGAAATTTCGCGGATGCTGTGGGTATGTCAACGGTTCCTGAAGTTATTGTTGCCAATCATATGAACCTTCCGTGTGCGGCAGTTTCGGTACTAACAGATGAGTGTGATCCTGATAACCTGGTTCCGGCCAAAATAGAAGACATTATTGAAACTGCAGGGAAAGCTGAAAATAAACTGGTGACATTATTCTCATTTCTGATAAAGGAAATCGATTAA
- a CDS encoding NAD-dependent epimerase/dehydratase family protein, producing MDLVTGATGLLGSHVLYELVASGKPVRALFRDKTKIENTRQIFSFYTSDHSLFNNIEWVEADICNYYAVLKSLHGISGVYHVAGRVTFDDRDKKKLNRINIDGTANIVNACQEYKNIRLCHVSSIATLGELEDGLPVDETVIWNKGEDASSYSISKYKGEMEVWRGINEGLDAFIVNPSVIIGPGMWLGPGKELFLRIKKGLKYYPHGSSGYVDVRDVARIMVILMDSDVTGERFILNSGNISHKDFMGILAAGLGSASPAKLVTPALARAALFYEGIRTLFTGKPSRINRQTFKIASSELTYSNAKITGKLGYTFCRIEDSLKDAVKFFKNMY from the coding sequence ATGGATTTGGTTACAGGAGCAACCGGGTTACTGGGATCACATGTTCTCTATGAACTGGTGGCATCGGGTAAACCTGTAAGAGCACTTTTCAGGGACAAAACCAAAATTGAAAACACAAGGCAGATCTTCAGTTTTTATACTTCCGATCATTCGTTGTTCAATAACATAGAATGGGTAGAGGCTGATATTTGCAACTACTATGCTGTGCTAAAATCACTTCATGGAATTTCAGGGGTTTATCATGTTGCTGGCAGAGTTACTTTTGACGACCGCGATAAAAAGAAACTGAACAGGATTAACATTGACGGTACGGCCAATATAGTTAATGCTTGTCAGGAGTATAAAAACATCAGGTTATGTCACGTAAGTTCAATTGCCACGTTAGGGGAATTGGAAGACGGTCTGCCGGTGGATGAAACTGTGATATGGAACAAAGGAGAGGATGCCTCTTCTTATTCCATAAGTAAGTATAAGGGAGAAATGGAAGTCTGGCGTGGGATTAATGAGGGGCTTGATGCATTTATCGTTAATCCGTCTGTAATTATTGGTCCCGGTATGTGGCTAGGTCCCGGTAAAGAATTGTTTTTAAGGATAAAAAAGGGACTTAAATATTACCCTCACGGTTCATCAGGTTACGTAGATGTAAGAGATGTGGCCAGGATCATGGTTATTCTTATGGACAGCGATGTCACAGGTGAACGGTTCATTCTGAACTCTGGAAATATCAGCCATAAGGATTTTATGGGAATACTTGCTGCCGGATTAGGATCTGCATCGCCTGCGAAGTTGGTTACTCCCGCTTTGGCCAGGGCTGCGCTTTTTTACGAAGGCATCAGGACACTTTTCACAGGTAAGCCATCCCGGATCAACCGGCAGACTTTTAAAATTGCTTCTTCCGAACTGACCTATTCGAATGCCAAAATAACCGGCAAACTTGGATATACCTTTTGTCGGATTGAAGATTCCCTTAAGGATGCCGTGAAATTTTTTAAAAATATGTACTGA
- a CDS encoding polysaccharide biosynthesis/export family protein, with translation MKPLHSKKVSAGFTRNILNSMQITRNHNLSCPSAVIFIIGIIALFSVSCTTHRQLVYLKDVDSLANGTFYPKHKPEYRIQTRDIIYVKIYSLNEDMSSLINQTIGSYQQNLFQNETSLFINGYSVSDSGNIEIPVLGRIKIAGQTMDEAIAAIRKRADQYLKDATVIVKLISFKVSVIGEVNRPGTYNNFNNQLSVLEAISMAGDITDYGNRKQVLVLRPTANGTISFRLNLTNKNILSSDGFFLLPNDIVYVEPIKNKSFRMNMPAISLAFTSVSTLILVLNYLNK, from the coding sequence ATGAAACCATTACACTCGAAGAAGGTATCAGCAGGGTTTACAAGGAATATCTTGAATAGTATGCAGATAACAAGGAATCATAATTTGTCATGCCCATCAGCTGTCATTTTTATTATTGGAATTATTGCACTCTTTTCTGTATCCTGTACCACACACCGTCAGCTGGTTTACCTGAAAGATGTCGACTCTCTGGCCAACGGCACATTCTATCCGAAACATAAACCGGAATACCGCATTCAGACAAGAGATATTATCTATGTAAAAATATATTCACTCAATGAAGATATGAGCAGCCTGATCAACCAGACTATCGGCTCATATCAGCAAAACCTGTTTCAGAACGAAACAAGTCTTTTTATAAACGGATACTCGGTGAGTGATTCCGGAAATATTGAAATACCAGTTCTGGGCAGAATAAAAATCGCAGGACAAACAATGGACGAAGCGATAGCCGCTATCAGAAAAAGAGCTGACCAATACCTGAAAGATGCCACCGTTATCGTCAAGTTGATTTCATTCAAAGTCTCGGTTATCGGTGAAGTAAACCGTCCGGGTACTTATAATAATTTCAATAACCAGCTGAGTGTGCTCGAAGCGATTAGTATGGCCGGTGATATAACCGACTATGGTAACCGTAAACAGGTACTGGTTCTCCGACCCACTGCTAACGGAACAATCTCCTTCAGGCTCAATCTGACCAATAAGAACATCCTTTCGTCAGACGGATTCTTTTTATTGCCCAACGATATTGTTTATGTTGAACCAATTAAAAACAAATCGTTCCGCATGAATATGCCAGCAATCTCACTCGCCTTCACTTCTGTTTCAACACTGATTCTTGTTTTGAATTACCTGAATAAGTAA
- a CDS encoding sugar transferase, with translation MQKGFIAGFTSDIALVTASYISCVGLKPGSASSVYYHSYADSFLYFILIWTVASFLLEKYNFRLITGWSVLFKKILICNVLIFFAVTSMMYVFQSFNYSRFIVLGTIGIATFAEIFTGSVYMLFHNARVRYESWTNTETQVSEKDLSQLFKKVDSPVAKRSLKYNFELRESYLRNEIGIEAYDFIKNYAAIDSLNSLIISTTTTFNIDAQIQREFEVILNVKRVNDFRYINKFFESVNSKLPVGGIYIDFFETVSMRKKRILGKYPVVINYMYYAVDFIIKRVFPKFALTKKLYFILTRGENRVLSKAETFGRLYSCGFEILDEKLIGSNFYFVAIKVKDPMFPSNPSYGPVIALERIGRGGKIIKVYKMRTMHPYAEYLQDYIYKRAGLQEGGKFKDDFRVTTLGKIMRVFWLDELPMIINLLKGDLKIFGVRPLSRQYFRLYTRELQRLRILTKPGLIPPFYVDYPKTLEEIIASELKYLRSYCKHPLRTDWNYFWRAVFNIVFRRYRSK, from the coding sequence ATGCAAAAAGGTTTCATAGCCGGTTTTACCAGTGATATAGCTCTTGTCACTGCTTCCTACATTTCCTGTGTTGGTTTAAAACCGGGTTCGGCAAGCAGTGTGTATTATCACAGCTATGCCGATTCGTTTTTGTATTTTATCCTTATCTGGACTGTTGCATCCTTTCTGCTTGAAAAATATAATTTCAGGCTGATTACCGGCTGGAGTGTGCTTTTTAAAAAGATTCTCATATGTAATGTGCTTATATTTTTTGCTGTAACCAGTATGATGTATGTTTTCCAAAGCTTTAATTATTCACGCTTTATAGTTTTGGGTACTATTGGTATTGCTACGTTTGCAGAAATCTTTACCGGTTCGGTATATATGCTATTTCACAATGCCCGGGTTCGGTATGAAAGCTGGACCAATACCGAAACGCAGGTTTCGGAAAAGGATTTATCACAATTATTTAAGAAGGTTGATTCACCCGTTGCCAAACGAAGTTTAAAGTACAATTTCGAATTAAGGGAAAGTTATCTCAGGAATGAAATAGGGATTGAGGCTTATGATTTTATTAAAAATTATGCAGCTATCGATTCACTGAATTCACTTATAATATCCACCACTACCACGTTCAATATTGATGCACAGATTCAGCGTGAATTTGAAGTTATACTGAATGTAAAACGAGTCAATGACTTCAGGTATATTAATAAATTCTTTGAATCGGTTAACTCGAAATTGCCTGTTGGAGGAATTTACATCGATTTCTTTGAAACAGTGAGCATGCGGAAAAAAAGGATTCTTGGAAAGTACCCTGTCGTTATCAATTACATGTATTATGCGGTGGATTTCATAATAAAGAGAGTTTTTCCAAAATTCGCCCTTACAAAAAAGTTATATTTTATTCTTACCCGGGGAGAAAACCGGGTTTTGTCGAAGGCCGAAACTTTTGGAAGGCTTTATTCCTGTGGTTTTGAAATTCTTGATGAAAAGCTGATAGGCAGCAATTTCTATTTTGTTGCGATAAAGGTAAAGGACCCGATGTTCCCTAGCAATCCCAGCTACGGGCCTGTCATTGCCCTCGAGAGGATAGGACGGGGAGGCAAAATAATAAAAGTGTACAAAATGAGGACCATGCACCCTTATGCCGAATACCTCCAGGATTATATTTATAAAAGGGCTGGTTTGCAGGAGGGAGGCAAGTTTAAGGATGATTTCAGAGTGACCACACTGGGTAAAATTATGAGAGTTTTCTGGTTGGATGAGTTACCTATGATCATCAACCTGTTGAAAGGGGATCTTAAAATTTTCGGTGTAAGGCCTTTAAGCCGGCAATATTTCAGGCTTTACACAAGGGAATTGCAAAGGCTGCGGATACTTACAAAGCCCGGATTGATTCCGCCATTTTATGTCGATTACCCAAAGACACTTGAAGAAATCATTGCATCAGAATTGAAATACCTCAGATCTTACTGCAAGCATCCCTTGAGAACCGATTGGAACTATTTCTGGAGAGCCGTTTTCAATATAGTTTTCCGGAGATACAGAAGTAAATGA